One part of the Amphiprion ocellaris isolate individual 3 ecotype Okinawa chromosome 24, ASM2253959v1, whole genome shotgun sequence genome encodes these proteins:
- the lig4 gene encoding DNA ligase 4, with product MEGTSKSDTASQPSVAAQVPFIHLCTTLEKIQKAKLRPDKSKILRDFIESWRNFHSALHKRNPKTTDSFYPSMRLIVPSFERERMAYGIKESMLAKLYIDVLGLPKNGPEANKLLNYRAPTTSQGEAGDFAGMAYFVLKKRCTSQGNLSIKEVNDFLDSVAMNNAGKKKDLVKKSLLHLITQSTALEQKWLIRMILKDMKLGISKETVLQVFHPDAAELYNVNTDLNKVCQQLHNPSVSLSEVSIGLFSAFKPMLAAVANIRNVEKQMGNSPFFIQTKLDGERIQLHKDGDVYKYFSRNAYEYTQQFGGSPLEGSLTPYIHNVFKSHVVNCILDGEMMAYNPAAETFMQKGSKFDIKRLMDDSELQTCFCVFDVLLINDRKLGKETLKKRYETLQTVFTPVKGRIHLVPKTEARTMQEVVNALNDAIDSRDEGIMVKDPSSIYKPDKRGEGWLKIKPEYVDGLMDELDLLIVGGYWGKGRRGGMMSHFLCAVAEAPKPGEKPSVFHTLCRIGSGYTMKELYDLGLKLAKHWKVYRKNDPPASILCGTEKPEVYIEPCNSVIIQVKAAEIVGSDMYKTNCTLRFPRIEKIRDDKEWHQCMTLAELDQFRSKASGKLASRHLRIDNDEPQKKKRKMPAKSKKVPGIIDHFKPQDLSGVNKETDMFEDVEFCILNGTEDHPKSELEKGVARCGGIVVQNPGRDTYCVIAGVENMRVKNLISSNQHDIVWAAWLLECLEQKEVVPWQPRHMIHMSPSTREHFAKEYDGFGDSFFVDTDEQQLREVFSRISSADASVNVGQVEERYSWSDLPTSMFRPFTAYMDSYADIGDPKSAIAASCLDIRALEFRYHGGTVVKKLEEGVSHVVITEETRLLDLRTLRRCFKKKFKIVRDTWVTESIEAGYLMNDSDYLV from the exons atGGAGGGAACTTCCAAAAGTGACACTGCCAGTCAGCCGTCTGTCGCTGCTCAGGTTCCTTTTATTCACTTGTGCACCACTTTAGAGAAAATCCAGAAGGCTAAACTCCGTCCAGATAAATCCAAGATCCTTCGAGATTTTATTGAGTCATGGCGGAATTTTCATTCAGCCCTCCACAAAAGAAACCCCAAAACTACAGACTCCTTCTATCCTTCCATGCGTCTCATAGTTCCCTCTTTCGAACGAGAGCGAATGGCGTATGGCATCAAAGAGAGCATGCTGGCTAAACTCTACATCGACGTATTAGGTCTCCCAAAGAATGGCCCAGAGGCCAATAAACTACTGAACTACCGAGCTCCGACCACATCCCAGGGAGAAGCTGGAGACTTTGCTGGCATGGCGTACTTTGTGCTAAAGAAACGATGCACCAGCCAAGGAAACCTAAGCATCAAGGAGGTCAACGACTTCCTGGACTCAGTGGCTATGAACAACGCTGGCAAGAAGAAGGATCTTGTGAAGAAGAGTCTGCTGCACCTCATCACCCAGAGTACAGCTCTAGAGCAGAAGTGGCTCATTAGAATGATCCTGAAGGACATGAAGCTCGGGATCAGTAAGGAAACTGTGCTCCAAGTCTTCCACCCCGACGCTGCTGAGCTCTACAACGTCAACACCGACCTGAACAAGGTGTGCCAGCAGCTCCACAACCCCTCCGTGTCCTTAAGTGAAGTTTCTATCGgacttttctctgctttcaaGCCGATGTTGGCAGCTGTAGCTAACATCCGCAATGTGGAAAAGCAGATGGGCAACAGTCCTTTTTTCATTCAGACCAAACTGGATGGGGAGAGAATTCAGCTGCACAAGGACGGAGATGTGTACAAGTACTTCAGCCGAAATGCTTATGAGTACACGCAGCAGTTTGGAGGATCTCCACTGGAGGGATCGCTGACACCTTATATTCACAACGTCTTTAAAAGCCATGTCGTCAACTGTATCCTGGACGGTGAGATGATGGCGTACAACCCGGCAGCGGAGACCTTCATGCAGAAAGGGAGCAAATTCGACATCAAGAGGCTGATGGACGACTCTGAGTTACAGACATGCTTCTGTGTGTTCGACGTGCTGTTGATCAATGACCGGAAACTTGGAAAGGAAACGCTGAAGAAACGCTACGAGACCCTTCAGACAGTTTTCACCCCAGTCAAAGGACGGATCCATCTGGTACCAAAGACCGAAGCCAGAACCATGCAGGAGGTGGTGAACGCTCTTAATGACGCTATTGACAGCAGAGACGAGGGCATCATGGTGAAGGATCCTTCATCCATCTACAAGCCTGACAAACGAGGGGAAGGATGGCTGAAAATAAAGCCAGAATATGTGGACGGCTTGATGGATGAGCTTGACCTGCTGATTGTTGGTGGCTACTGGGGCAAAGGGAGACGTGGAGGCATGATGTCCCATTTCTTATGTGCTGTTGCCGAAGCTCCGAAGCCTGGCGAGAAACCTTCAGTTTTCCACACCCTCTGTCGCATTGGCTCCGGCTACACCATGAAAGAACTCTACGACCTTGGTTTGAAGCTCGCCAAGCACTGGAAGGTGTACCGGAAAAACGACCCTCCAGCATCCATCCTGTGTGGAACAGAGAAACCAGAAGTCTACATTGAACCCTGCAACTCCGTCATCATCCAGGTTAAAGCTGCAGAGATAGTCGGAAGTGACATGTACAAAACCAACTGCACCCTGCGCTTCCCCAGGATCGAGAAGATCCGAGACGACAAGGAGTGGCACCAGTGCATGACTCTGGCTGAGCTGGATCAGTTCCGCAGCAAGGCGTCGGGGAAACTCGCCTCGCGGCACCTTCGCATTGACAACGAcgaaccacagaagaagaagcgcAAGATGCCGGCCAAATCCAAGAAGGTTCCCGGGATCATCGACCACTTCAAACCTCAGGACCTCTCCGGGGTCAACAAGGAGACGGATATGTTTGAGGATGTGGAGTTTTGCATCCTGAACGGCACCGAGGATCACCCTAAATCTGAGCTGGAAAAGGGCGTGGCCAG GTGCGGAGGTATCGTGGTTCAGAACCCGGGCCGGGACACCTACTGCGTGATCGCTGGTGTGGAGAACATGCGCGTGAAGAACCTGATTTCATCCAACCAGCATGACATAGTTTGGGCCGCCTGGCTGCTGGAGTGTCTGGAACAGAAGGAGGTGGTTCCATGGCAACCACGACACATGATCCACATGTCGCCCTCCACCAGGGAGCACTTCGCCAAAGAGTACGATGGCTTCGGCGACAGCTTCTTCGTGGACACGGACGAGCAGCAGCTGCGGGAGGTGTTCAGCCGGATCAGCAGCGCGGACGCTTCGGTGAACGTCGGACAGGTGGAGGAACGTTACAGCTGGAGCGATCTCCCCACCAGCATGTTCAGACCCTTCACCGCTTACATGGACAGCTACGCCGACATAGGAGACCCAAAAAGTGCCATAGCTGCCTCCTGTCTGGACATCAGGGCGCTGGAGTTTCGCTACCACGGAGGGACGGTGGTGAAGAAGCTGGAGGAAGGAGTTTCACATGTCGTCATCACCGAGGAAACCAGACTTCTGGATTTACGGACTCTGAGGCGCTGCTTCAAGAAGAAGTTTAAGATAGTTAGAGACACGTGGGTGACGGAATCCATCGAAGCCGGTTATCTGATGAATGACAGCGACTACTTGGTTTGA